Genomic segment of Pseudomonas sp. CCI4.2:
CGGCCTCATTGACGCTCGCCAACGGTGGGCGTTTGACCGGCACCGTTACCGGGGCGCAAGGCATGTCGGTCGACAACACCTCGGTATTTAACATGGTCAATGACTCCAGCGTTGGCGCACTGACGCTGGAGGGAGGGACCGTTAACCTGCGTGGCGGCCAAGGCGCTTTCCGCACTTTGACCGCATCGAGCTTGTCAGGAAACGGTACGTTTGCGTTGGGAACCGACCTTGCGGGCCATCTGAGTGATCTGGTCAACATCACCGGTAATGCCAGCGGCAGCCATACGCTTGAGATCCAGAACACCGGTGCCGAACCGGTTAAGGAGGACTACGCCCAGCAGGTGGTACACACAGGCAGCGGCCCCGCCAGTTTTTCTGTTGCGGGCGGCCGGGTCGATGCCGGCACGTTCACTTACGATTTGCAACAGCGTGGCACGGACTGGTATCTGGTACAGGCCACCGTCGATGAGGGCGGGGCTGGTGGAGGTGATGGTGGAACAGGCGGAGAAGAGCCGGTTATCAGCCCTAGCGCCGAAGCAGTCATCGGCGTGTTCAGCGCAGCGCCAACCGTGTGGTATGGCGAGCTGACCACGCTGCGCAGTCGAATGGGCGAACTGCGAAATGGACACGAGCAAGGCGGCGATTGGGTGCGCACCTATGGCAACAAATACAACGTGTCAGCAACCGACCAAGTCCAATACAGCCAAACTCAGCAAGGCATCTCGTTCGGTGCCGACACTGCCCTCTCCAGCGACGGAAAATGGCTGGTCGGTGTGCTGGGAGGCTACAGCAACTCCCAACTGGATATGCAGCTTGGCACTACTGGACAGGTCAACAGTTACTACTTGGGCCTTTACAGCACGTGGATGTCAAAGGATGGCTACTACATCGATGCGATCGTCAAAGCCAACCGCTTCAAGAATAAGGCTGATGTGACGATGAGCGACGGCAACAACGCCAGGGGCGATTACAACAATTACGGAACTGGCGGCTCCGTGGAGGCCGGCAGGCATTTTGATCTCTCTAACGGTTGGTTCATCGAACCCTACGTACAAGGATCGGCCTTGTGGGTGCAAGGCGAAAACTACAGCCTGGACAATGGACTGAATGCCAGAAGCAATAAGGCTGACTCGTTCCTGGGCAAAGTCGGAACGCATGTGGGGCGAACAATTCCACTGGAATCGGGTGGTTTCGTTCAGCCTTACGTGAAACTGGCTGCAGCCCATGAGTTTGCCAAAAGCAATGAGGTTCGCGTCAATAACACCACCTTCAGTGATGACCTTTCCGGTACTCGTGGCGAAGTAGGCGCGGGGATGGCCGCACAGATATCCAACGTGCTGCAACTGCACGCAGATGTCGATTACAGCAATGGCAAAAACATCGAACAGCCTTGGGGAGTAAGCGTCGGCCTACGTTTTACCTGGTAACGTGTCCGCATTGCGTTTCTAAACACTGCTTAAGCGCCGTAAATCATGCCCATTCGTCAATGTAGGACGCTTCCTACAAGAATTGCTGAATTGTCTGATCTTTTTTTGTAGTCCTTTTCTGTCAAATAGCGCGCTCGATTATTCAAGGCATGGGCGTAGCAATGAAACGGTTCAAGGGGCAAGCCGGGCAACTGGCAATGGTACTGGGTGTGATGACGATCAACGTGTGCGAGGCGGCCATTGACTTGCCCCCTGGACAGAAGATGACGATTGGGGACGGCGACCCTATTTATGAGTTCAATCTTGTCGGATCCCACCTGATTGTGGAAACAGGCGGCGAAACCGGACGTATCGTAGCCAACTCAAACGCACAGCTCGACATGGACGGTGGCACGGTCACCTCAACGGGCATGCCCGCCATCGCGCTGTACAACAGCAGCGCCGTCATCAATAACAGCACAATCATTGCTTCGGCCGATCCTGCCCGTCCCAACGTCAGTAGCTTTGGCATTCGCCTTTCCGGGTTTGAGCAGGCGTCCAGCGCGGTGATCAGCAACAGCTTCGTTTCCGGAACGGGGCGCGGCATCAACGTTACCGATAGCGCCTCCCTGGTACTGAACAATACCCAAGTAGAAGGTCACGTCGGAGATCCTGGTAATGGGTTTGTTTCCGGCGGCGCGGGTGTGGTGGTGGCCGGTGCCAGCGCCTCATTCAATCAGGGGAGCACGGTAACAGGCGATAATAATGGCGTGGTCATTTGGGGTGACGCCACCGGATCCGTTGAAAAGCCTGCGTCACTGGTGGTTGATCAGTCTGCCGTAGTAGGGCGCAGTGGCAGTGCCATTGTAATAAGCAAATCGGCGGCCGCGGATCAAGATGTCAGCATTAAAATTCAAAACGGCTCGACGCTAAGCGGCGGCAACGGTATCGCTTTGGAAGTCAATAACGGCGCAAGGGGCTATGTTGACGTCAACAACAGCCAATTGATCGGTGACGTGCTGGTTGAAAGCGGCTCCACTGCTGACCTCGACCTGCAAAACAATGCGTCCATCACTGGCACCATGACCAACGTCACTGCCCTGAAAATCGACGGCTCGTCGCTGTGGACCATGGAGCAAAACTCGACGGTCGGTGCGCTGAATCTTGATGGCGGTACGGTCAACCTGCGCGGCACCGATGGTAATGCCAGCTTCCATCAGTTGGACGTTAATGAACTGTCCGGCAATGGCACCTTCGTGTTCGGCACCAATATCGGCGCGAATATCGGCGACACACTCAATGTGAGCGGCACAGCGACCGGCAGCCATAGCCTGATCGTGGAAAACACCGGTGCCGAACCCCTTGCAGGCGGCCCTGATCTGGCGTTGGTGCACACCAACAGTGGCGATGCCACGTTTTCGGTCAACTCCAAAGATGGGCTGGTGGATGCCGGCGCATTCGCTTACCAATTGCAGCAACGTCCGGGCTCAGCAGACAGCAATGACTGGGTCCTGTCGCAAACCGGCGAGCTGTCCAACAGCACTGAAGCCACGATTGGCATGTTCAGTGCGGCACCGACCATCTGGTACGGCGAGACAACAACCCTGCGCTCGCGCATGGGTGAGTTGCGCAACGACAAAGATCAGGGTGGCGGCTGGATGCGCACCTACGGCAACAAATACAACATGTCGGCAGGCGGCGGGGTTGATTACTCACAAGTTCAGCAGGGCATTTCCTTCGGTGCCGACATGCCGATTTCCAACAGCAATGGTCAGTGGTTGCTGGGGGTGATGGGCGGTTACAGCAAGTCTGATCTGGATCTGCGTGAAGGCAGCCATGGCACCGTTCACAGTACGTACATCGGCGCCTATAGCACTTGGCTGTCGGACAACGGCTTTTACGTTGACGCACTGATCAAGGCTAACCACTTTAAGAATCAAACCGATGTAGTGATGCGCGACGGTGTTAAAACCAAGGGCAAATACAACAACTACGGCGTGGGTGGCTCGATCGAAGCGGGCAAACACATCAAGCTGGCGGATGAATGGTTCGTCGAGCCTTTTGCACAAGTTTCAACCTTGTTTGTAAGTGGCCAAAGCTACGATCTCGACAACGGGCTTGAAGCGAGCAGCAATAAAGCCGATTCGATCCTGGGCAAAGTCGGCACCCACGTGGGCCGCACGTTTGCACTGGATGATGGCGGTTTCGTTCAGCCCTTCGTCAAAGTGGCTGTGGCGCAAGAGTTCGCCAAGAACAACCAGGTGAAGATCAACGACAATCGTTTCACCAATGACTTGTCGGGCACCCGTGGTGAGTTCGGTGTCGGTGTCGCCGCGCAGTTAACCGATGTGTTGCAAGTACACGCCGGTTTCGACTACATGAAAGGCAGCAACATCGAGCAGCCGTGGGGCGTGAATGTCGGGTTGCGTTACAACTGGTAAGTAAACGCTGGCAGCGCGGTTTGTTTGTTGTACCGCGCCGCACCCTTCCCGAATGAATTCGGTCCCACAGGTCTTTGGCAATGCACGAATTTGTAGGTGCCGAAGGCTGCGATCAGATTTCAGTGCCTACTATCCGGCGTCTGCCGACCTCTCTGTGGGAGTTGGCTCGCCAACGAAAGCGTCATTGCAAGCGCCCCAGGTTTCAGGTCGACATCAGCGGCCCGATTACCGGCCTCGCAGCCTTCGGCAGCGCTTACAACAGCTTGGTGTCCGCTGCGACCATGCGTTGACGAACCACCTCAGGGCATGAAGAAGTCCGGTCCCACAGTTATAGGTGTAATCCCTGTAGAACCGGAATTTAGTCGGGAAGCTTTTTTGCCAATCTCAGACCAGACTTTCGTCAATCACCAACACGACCTTGCCTGACACCTGATTAGTTGCCAGTTCCGCGAAGGCCGCTTCGGCGTCCTTCACCGCAAACGAGCGGGCTAATTGTGGTTTGAGGCGGCCTTCGGTAAACAGCGGCCAGACATGCTGACCCAGATCACTGAGCAGGTCGGCCTTGAACTGGTCATCGCGGCTGCGCAATGTCGAACCCAATAGATGGATGCGCTTGCCCAGCACCAGTGCCAAGTCCAACTGCGCTTCACGCCCGCCCATTAGCCCGATCAATACCAACCGACCATCGACCTTGAGGATTTTGAGGTTCAGTGCCGCGTAATTCGCGCCCACTGGGTCAAGAATCACGTCGAACGGCCCCAAGTCTTTCAAACTCTCCAGATTGTCGCTGCGCACTACCCCGCCTTGTGCGCCCAACGCTTCGCAATACGCTAACCGCTCGGCGGAACCGACGCTGACCCACACGGGGTTGCCAAACGCTTTGCACAGCTGAATGCCGGCTGAACCAACACCACTTGCGCCGGCGTGCAATAAGACCTTTTCACCGGGCTTCAATGCGGCCAGTTGAAAAAGGTTCAACCACGCCGTGGCGTACACCTCGGGAATGCCAGCGGCCTCCGGCAATGTCATTCCGTCGGGAACCGGCAACACGTGCCGGCCATCGACGACCACTTCTTCGGCCATGCCGCCGCCCGACAACAGCGCACACACCCGGTCGCCGACCTGCCAGGCCGAGCCCGCACCGACTTCACTGATAACCCCGGAACACTCCATCCCCAGCACCTGACTGGCCCCCGGCGGTGGCGGGTAGAGTCCGGCGCGCTGCAATAAGTCAGCCCGATTGAGGCCAGCGGCGGCGATACGAATACGGACTTGTCCCACGTCACACGTCAAGTCAGGCTGTTCGAGCCATTCCACATGTCCTTCAACGCCTTGCAATGCTTTCACGGTGCCTCCATAGTGACTCTGGACTGAGCCGGTGCTATAGACGCACGGGCTTTTTGCATTATGCGACCGGATCCGACGGAACCGGCGATCTCAAAGACGGCCTAATATGCGTTATCAATTGCCCCCGCGTCGAATCAGCATGAAGCATTACCTCCCTAGCACCGCACTCGCCTTCTTCATTGGCCTCAGTGTCTTGCCCATGTCCGCCAGTGTTTTTGCAGCCAACAGCTGGGATAACCTTCAGCCTGACCGCGAAGAGGTCATTGCGAGCTTGAACATCGTAGAGCTGCTCAAAAGGCACCACTACAGCAAGCCGCCTTTGGACGACAAACGTTCGGTCATCATTTACGACAGCTACCTGAAACTGCTCGACCCGTCGCGCAGCTACTTTTTGGCCAGTGATATCGCTGAGTTCGACAAGTGGAAGGTGCAGTTCGACGATTTCCTCAAAAGCGGCGACCTGAACGCCGGTTTTACCATCTATAAGCGCTACCTGGATCGCGTCAAAGCGCGTCTGGATTTTGCGTTGGCGGAACTGAACAAGGGCGTCGACAAGTTCGACTTTACCACCAAGGAAACCTTGCTGATCGATCGCAAGGACAGTCCGTGGGCCAAGTCTGACGCTGAGCTGGATGATCTGTGGCGCAAACGGGTCGAGGATGAAGTGCTGCGATTGAAGATCGCCGGCAAAGAACCCAAGGCCATTCAAGAACTGCTGACCAAGCGCTACAAGAATCAATTGGCGCGACTGGAGCAAACCCGCAGCGAAGATGTGTTCCAGGCTTACATCAACAACTTCGCCATGTCCTACGATCCGCACACCAACTACCTGTCTCCGGACAGCGCGGAAAACTTCGACATCAATATGAGCTTGTCGCTGGAAGGCATCGGCGCCGTGTTGCAAAGCGACAACGACAACGTGAAGATCGTGCGTTTGGTTCCGGCTGGCCCTGCCGCCAAAACCAAACAGGTTGCGCCTTCAGACAAGATTATCGGCGTCGCCCAAGGCGACAAAGAGATGGTCGACGTGATCGGCTGGCGTCTGGACGAAGTGGTCAAACTGATTCGCGGCGCCAAAGGTTCAGTGGTGCGCCTGGAAATAATTCCAGCCACCAACGCACCGAACGACAACACCAGCAAAATCGTTGCGATCACCCGCGAAGCCGTGAAACTTGAAGAGCAGGCGGCGAAAAAGTCGATCCTCAACCTCAAGCAAGACGGTCACGACTACAAACTCGGCGTCATCGAAATTCCGGCGTTCTATCTGGACTTCAAGGCCTACCGTGCTGGGGATCCGCAATACAAGAGCACCACCCGTGACGTGAAGAAACTGCTGACTGAACTGATGGCAGACAAAGTCGATGGCGTCGTGATCGACTTACGTAACAACGGCGGCGGCTCGTTGCAGGAAGCCACTGAGCTGACCAGCCTGTTCATTGACAAAGGCCCTACCGTGCTGGTGCGTAACGCCGACGGCAAGGTCGATGTCCTTGAAGATGAAGACACCGGTGCCTTCTACAAAGGCCCCATGGCTTTGTTGGTCAACCGCTTGTCGGCATCGGCTTCGGAGATTTTCGCCGGCGCCCTGCAGGACTATCACCGCGCGTTGATCATTGGTGGCCAGACTTTCGGTAAAGGCACCGTGCAGACCATTCAGCCGCTGAACCATGGCGAACTGAAACTAACGCTGGCCAAGTTCTACCGGGTCTCCGGACAGAGCACCCAGCACCAAGGTGTACTGCCGGACATCGCCTACCCGTCGATCATTGATACCAAGGAAATCGGCGAAAGCGCGCTTCCAGAATCGATGGCCTACGACACTATCCCGCCTCGGATCAAGCCTGTGGCAGACCCGTTCAAACCGTTCCTTGAGCAACTGAAGGCACGGCACGATGCGCGGTCGTCAAAAGACCCTGAGTTTGTCTTCATCGAAGACCGTCTGGCTCTCGCTCAGAAGTTGATGCTCGAAAAAACTGTCAGCCTGAACGAAGCCGAACGTCGCGCTCAACACACCGACATTGAAGGCAAACAACTGGCGCTGGAAAACGTCCGTCGCAAGGCTAAAGGTCAGGACCCGCTTAAAGAGCTGAAGAAAGAAGACGAAGACGCACTGCCCGCAGAAGACGACAAGACCAAACCCGAGGACGACGCTTACCTGTCGGAGACCGGGCGGATCCTGATCGACTACCTGAATTTGAGCGCGGCGGTGGCAAAGAAGTAAGCACGCAGGGTGCATGACTGAGATGGAACGATGGCCAATTAGTTTTTGTTAATGGCATTTGGTCATCAAACAGTCATGAATCTGTCGTGAAATAGGGGGGCTGAACACCTGCGTGTTTAGCCCCTTTTTCTTGCCCAGAGATCGCCATGACTGCCACTGAACAGCTGAGTGCATTGAGCTTAATTTTGGCTCAACGCGATCTACACAGCTTGTTCCAACCGATAGTGTCGCTATCGGATCGCCGAATTCTAGGCTACGAAGCCTTGACCCGAGGCCCTTCAAACAGCTCGCTGCACTCCCCCGTCAATCTGTTCGCCATTGCCCGCCAGGCAGGTCGACTGAGTGAACTGGAGATGGCTGCAAGGGAATCTGCTTGCCGACGTTTCAGCGCCCAGAAACTCGATGGAAAGCTGTTCCTCAACGTCTCACCCGAGTCCCTGCTGGAACCTACTCACCCGCCCGGCCGGACGCTGGAGCTGCTGCAAACCTACGGCATCGCCCCCAGTCAGGTAGTCATCGAGCTGACCGAGCAAACACCCACCGAAGATTTCGATCTGTTGTACAAGGCGCTGCATCACTACCGCGACATGGGGTTTTCCATTGCGCTGGATGATCTCGGTGCGGGCTATTCAAGCCTGCGCCTGTGGTCAGAATTGCGCCCGGACTACGTCAAGATTGATCGGCATTTCATCGACGGCATTCATCAAGATGCGGTCAAGCGCGAGTTCGTCGGCTCCATGCTGCAAATGGCCAAAGCGTCTCGGGCACTGGTAATTGCCGAAGGCATTGAGTTGCAGGAAGAGCTGGCCGTGTTAATCGACATGGGCGTGGATTTGGTTCAGGGCTATTTGCTTTGCCGTCCGCAAGAACACCCACCGCGTGACGCCCATGCATTGCTGCCCACACTCAACCCGGCGGCGCCTGCGCTAAACGAAGATGCCCCTGACCTGCGCGCATTGCTGATTGAGCAACCAGCGGTCCATCAGTCCACTCCGACAGCCAGCGTGCTTGAGTGCTTCCGCAAGCAAGCGAACCTGAACTCGCTGGCGGTGCTTGACGAATCGTCGAAGCCCTGCGGCATCGTCCACCGGCATTCGCTGTCAGACGCGCTGCTCAAGCCCTTCGCCACTGACCTGTTCGCGCGCAAACCGATCAGCCGCTTGATGAGTAGCGATTTTCTCGCGGTGGAGTTGAACCAGTCGCTGCAGCAGGTAAGCCGCCTGTTGACCAGCCGTGCCCGGCAGCGCATCGAAGAAGATTTCATCATCACCTTGAACGGCAACTATCTGGGGCTGGGCCGGGTGATCGACGTGTTGAAACTGATCACTGAACTGAAAATCCAGCAAGCACGTTACGCCAACCCATTGACCTTACTGCCCGGCAACGTGCCTATCCAACAATGCCTTACGCGCCTGCTGCAACAAGGCCGAGAGTCGATGATTTGCTACGTGGATATCGACAGCTTCAAACCGTTCAACGACATCTACGGCTATGGCCGGGGCGACGAAGTGCTGCTGTGCCTGGCGCAATGCCTGAACGACCGCATCGACCCGAGTCGAGACTTTGTCGGGCACATCGGCGGCGATGACTTTTTGATGGTGCTCGGTTCCGAAGACTGGCGTAAACGCCTGAACCTGCTGCTGGAGGACTTTCAGAACCAGTGCCGACGCTTCTATCGGGCCGAGCATCTGGAGTCTGGTTGCTTCACCGGATTGAATCGTCAGGGCCAGCGCCAGGAATTCTCGCTGCTGTCGCTGTCCATCGGCGTCGTTCACCTACGCCCCGAAGCCTGCGCTCATCTGGATGCCAGTCAACTGGCCGAACTGGCATCGCAAGCCAAGCACTTCGCCAAGGGTGTCGCCGGGGCCAGCGTGCATGTGATTGACAGCCTGGACTCGGTGCAGGCTTAAGGTTGCAGCGTGCCAAGGGCCGTAGCGTTCCCGAATGAATTCAGGGCCCCGGTTTCCTCTTAAAACCCATGCGGCTTGCCCATGCCCTCAAACTGCTTGGCGCGCTCTGGGTCGGCGTACAAGCCCGGTCCACCCTTTTTGTATAACTGCGACAACTTGATCGGTGCCAATGGGTGGCCAGCTTCTACGGCCATTTCCCACCAGCGCGCCGTTTGCGCTGCATCCGGTGGGTTGTCAGTGTCTCCCTCCAAACTGACCACACCCAGTTGATAGGCCGCTTTGCTGTCGCCGCCGTGTGCCGCCAGGCGCAACAAACGCAGACCTTCGTTCCGTGCGGCCAGACCTTGGCCACGAAACAGCAGGATATGCCCATAGAAGCTCTGAGCACCGACATCGCCCAAGTTGGCCATGCGCGAGTACTGGCCTTCAAGCCACTGCCAGCCTTTTGGCTGCTGGACAAACCAGTACCAATGAAACAATCGTCGGGCCAGAAAGTAGGTCACTTTTGCCCGCACATGCCATAAAAACCGCATTACGCTCACTCCGGGTAGCTGTATTCAAAAACCCGCACCACTTCAGAAGCATGCCACGACGCGGCGGCAATACCGTCCGATGGGCCGGAAAATCGCCCAAGCCGTTCGACACACTCGAAAAACCCGGTGCGCGGCAAGCGGCTGGCGCCCTGGCTGATTACCAATGAGCTGCGCAACGGTTGCTCCGCACGAGCATCCAATGCAGCCAGATGCTCAAGCGCGGCGGTGAGTGTTTGCATGGCGGGGCTGGGTAATTGGAGGCGTTCGAGCAATGCTCGATAGGTCAATAGATGGCGCTGTCGACGGGCCTGGTCCAACTCCGTCAATAGCCCTTCCCAGTGTTGACGACTGATGCGAACCGTCATGATTCACCTCGCCAACCAGGAACACCTAGCTCCCAGGCCAGGCTGCGCCGAATAGCAGCATCCGGAACGCGCTCGCCGCTTTCGATCAACGCCAGGTATGACGGGCTTATTCCCACCGTGCGCGCCAATTGCGCAACTTCCAGACCCTTGGCATCGCGCAGGGCGCCCAGCTGATCCAAGCCTGGAAGGTCACCGGATGCGACGGCGGCAGACGAAGTCGGAGCGCGTTGCGCAGGCTGATCATCGACGCCTGCGGCTTTCAATAAAGCCTGGTACTGAGCCCATGGCAAAACTGCGTACTCTGGCTCTCCATCGCGTCTGATTATCTGAAGATCCATACAACCCCCTGAAGGACTACAACACTGTGCGTGTGGGCTTTTCCGTGTGTTGGCATCTTAACAGTGGACAGAGTCCGGGTGCGTACTCTGAATGCGCAGCGCTTTTAATGATTTAGCCCAATGCCGACTCATGACCTTTCACATCAGTCTTTGCGATGCTCAAGCTCAAGCAACGCTGGCGTCGCAGGCAACCGCTCGACCACCGCCAGTTTCTCTACGGATTGCATGGCTCGCCACGCGCGAAAGGCGTCTAGCTCGGCTTCCAGGGTCTTCATGACCCATCCCAGCACAACGATGTCGTCCAGCATGCCAATGACCGGAATCCAGTCGGGAATGAGATCGATGGGGCTCAGGAAATACATCAACCCCGCCACCACCGAAACCATGGCCTTTGGACTGATCGCGCGGTATTCCCCACGCCAATAAGCCAGGCATAACGCTTGTAGCAACCGCAGATCGTCTTTGAGCTTGCCCAGGCGATTCCCTTCTGCGGCCCCCTTGCGTGCCACTGCGAACAGCAACGCCGGCAATCGGCCAGCGGTGATCACGCGCTGAGCCATGGGGATAAACCGAAGCAGATTCCAAGGTATTTTCATCACGACTCCCGTTGAATGATCGCTACCAGTTGTAGGATAGCGGCCGTGGCGGTTGCGCTACACAGAGCAACGTTAACGTCGCATAAATGTTATCCACACAAGTTGTGGATAACCTTGTGAACAGAGCCATTTTTCTGGCCTGAGACCCCCGTATTACAGGGCTTACGCTCAAATCGGGCGTTTTTTACTCACATTAAAAATCGCATAAATTCGTTGACTTGGGACCTGACAGAAGTTACCCCCACTGCTTCATGGGAAGCCGAGTTGATCGTCCTACAATCGCGCCGCAATCAACACGTCTTTCAACGTTATTACGACTGCGTTAAAGGCGATCTGTTCGCCGCCGAACGCCAGATACGACAACGCCCCGTCGGGACGGGGCGTTGCGGTCAAACCAGTGAGGCTCTATTACTTGGCGGCTGGCACGTCAGGCGCGTCTGCAGCAGCGGCAGGGTCCTTGATGGCGAGCAGCTCAAGATCGAAAACCAATACCGAGTTAGCGGGGATAGTCGGGCTTGGGCTCTGAGCGCCATAGGCCAGGTCGCTAGGGATGTACAGTTTGACCTTTTCGCCAACGTGCATCAGTTGCAGACCTTCAACCCAACCTGGGATCACGCCGCTTACCGGCAGATCAATCGGGCTGCCGCGTTCAACGGAGCTGTCGAACACTTTGCCGTCAGTCAGCTTGCCAGTGTAGTGAACAGTCACTACGTCAGTAGGCTTAGGCTGAGGGCCATCGCCTTTCTGGATAACTTCGTATTGCAGGCCGGAAGCAGTAGTCGTCACTTCCTTACGCTTGCCATTTTCTTCAAGGAACTTTTTGCCAGCAGCTGCCGACTCTTCGCTCATCTTGGCCATACGCTCTTCAGCACGTTTTTGCA
This window contains:
- a CDS encoding YkvA family protein, with product MKIPWNLLRFIPMAQRVITAGRLPALLFAVARKGAAEGNRLGKLKDDLRLLQALCLAYWRGEYRAISPKAMVSVVAGLMYFLSPIDLIPDWIPVIGMLDDIVVLGWVMKTLEAELDAFRAWRAMQSVEKLAVVERLPATPALLELEHRKD
- a CDS encoding FKBP-type peptidyl-prolyl cis-trans isomerase; translated protein: MKQHRLAAAVALVGLVLAGCDSHTNVELKTPAQKASYGIGLNMGKSLAQEGMDDLDSKAVAQGIEDAVGKKEQKLKDDELVEAFAALQKRAEERMAKMSEESAAAGKKFLEENGKRKEVTTTASGLQYEVIQKGDGPQPKPTDVVTVHYTGKLTDGKVFDSSVERGSPIDLPVSGVIPGWVEGLQLMHVGEKVKLYIPSDLAYGAQSPSPTIPANSVLVFDLELLAIKDPAAAADAPDVPAAK